In the genome of Halodesulfovibrio sp. MK-HDV, the window TATCTCCCGGAAGAGAGGCATACACAGATTCAAAAGACGGCGGGTTGTCCTGAGATTTTTCCCAAAACTTGTAAATCATATGGGCATGTGCTTCTTCAGCTTTAACAAGCGTCTCCATTACTGGAGTAAAAGGAGCATTCGGGAACTGTTCCAAAACAAGTTCATAGAATTTATGAGCACCTTTTTCCAAGTTCATTGCCTGATACAACAAATCTGCATCAGAGCCTTCCATATCGAAAACTTTCAAGTTAGGCATATCCTCGATGTAATGTCCGTCCCACTCGAGATAGCCACCGAGCATATTGTAAACTTTTCCTTCAAACTCTGGATGCGTTCCAATAAAAACAGACGCAGCAACGGAACGTTTGCCTGACAGGCAGTAAACAATGGTCTCTTTAGTTGAAGAAAGTTCTGAAATGCGTTCTTCAATTTCACCAACCGGAATCAGAATTGCTCCGGCGATATGGTCTTCTTCGTATTCATCGAGAAAACGAACATCCACCAACTGGTATTGTTCCTCTCTGGTGTTACCCATAAAGCCTCTTACCTCGTCGACGGTAAGATCTTGGTATTCTTTTTCCATTTCCGGTCCTTCTTCTGCCCACTAGGGAGTAATTATATTCACAAACCTGCCTGAAATCTTGGCTAAGAGCAGGCACACTAGCCCCTTCACACGATAACAAGCTAGTATCAATCACAAAAAAACAACTAACAATCTGAAAAGAATAAGTTTAATCTTGCAAAGAATGTCGCAACGCGATAACCACAAGATAGACTATTTAATAGTAATAGTAATTAAATCTATTAATAACTTTTTTCTTAGAATTTTTAGTATCTCATTTCAAGTGGAAATAGATAAGGGGTCAAAAAATGAACGATATCAAACTTGCAAAAGGTATTTACTGGGTCGGCGCTGTTGATCGGGACATCCCACCTTCAAGCGGCTATGCAGGTACAAGTTATAACGCATATTTGATCATTGATGATAAAGTGACTCTGGTTGATGGAGTAAAAAAATCTCACCGTGACCAGTTCTGGGCTCGCATACGCAACATTATCGATCCTGCAAAAATCGATTACATGATTGTGAACCATGTTGAACCGGACCACTCCAGCAACTTCCCTGAGATCATCAGCACAATTAAGCCTGAGAAAATTTTCTGTTCTGCGCCGGGGAAAGAAGCAATTATTGCCCATTTCCATGATGCGAGCTGGCCGTTCGAAGTAGTTAAAAGCGGAAACGAAATTTCACTGGGTGAAAGAACTGTTCAGTTCATTATGACCCGCATGCTTCACTGGCCGGACTCAATGTTCTCCTACCTCAAAGAAGACGGCATTTTGTTCTCTAATGATGCCTTTGGTCAACACATTGCGTCAGATGACCGTTTTGATGACGAGGTAGATATTGCAGAACCGCTTAAAGGTGCAAAATTCTTCTATGCCAACAACCTCAACCTGCTTTCACCGCTTATCAAAAAGACATTACGTGCTTTGGATACGATGGATTTAGGTCTGCGCATGATCGCACCGGATCATGGATACATCTGGCGTAGCCATCCTGATAAAATTCTTGAAGCGTACGCAGAGTGGAGTTGTCAGAAGCATTCTAAAAAAGCGCTTGTTGTGTATGACACTAAGTGGAAGTCCACTGAAATTATGGCACATGCCATTGCACAGGGAATCGAAGAGAAAAATGTTCCGGTTCAGCTTTGCAGTTTAAAAACATGGCATCGCGGTGCAATTATGGAAGAGTTCCTCACTGCCAGCACCATAGTCATGGGAAGCCCAACCATCAACAACGGTGTAATCCCAAGTATGGCGGCATTTCTGCACTACATAACAGGTCTCAAGCCTAAGAATAAAATTGGTGCATCTTTTGGCTCCTATGGTTGGGGTGGCGAAGGTGTGCGTCAGATCAACAGTACGCTTGATGATTTGAAAATCACACGAGTGGACGATGGCTTACGCATCAAATTTGTACCAGACGAAGCACAGCTTAAAGACTGTGTCGAATATGGACACAAAATTGCGGAAGCAACACTAGCGTTCAATCCAGGTTGTGCAAAAGATTAAGTTCAGTACGGATTAGATATAATAAATTGTAGCCGGTTATCTCAGGATAACCGGCTTTTTTTATTCACTGCACATAATGCATACAATGATTCATCTTGATAACTTATGTTCTGTATAATCAAACCGTAACGTTCATATTGCCGGACACAATAGAAATTGAAAAAAATGAAAGGGTACATAAAAGAGTGCAACAGAATCAGATAATCTACGTAGTCCAATTTTATAGAAGCCTCCTCAATTTTTTGGGATGAATTTTAAACAAATAGCGAATGTTCAGAGAAGAATAGGACTGCTATTTATACCCTAACAAAACGAAAAAAGTGAGGTCCTTATGAATACCGTAGTTAAACAATTTTTTCTCGCTCTTCTCTGCGTCTCTTTTTTTGCATTATCAGCTCAAGCTGAAACAACCACCCCAACTAAAACAATCGGGCATGGCTCATATTCAGTGACCATCCAGTCTGATTTTCAGGATGTAGGTCAGCTTTCAGTTTCTGTTCCATTAAATTCAGAAGTAAGCGGCCGGTTCCCCCACAGCTCAATGCACTCAAAAGTATATACCGACGG includes:
- a CDS encoding rhodanese-like domain-containing protein is translated as MEKEYQDLTVDEVRGFMGNTREEQYQLVDVRFLDEYEEDHIAGAILIPVGEIEERISELSSTKETIVYCLSGKRSVAASVFIGTHPEFEGKVYNMLGGYLEWDGHYIEDMPNLKVFDMEGSDADLLYQAMNLEKGAHKFYELVLEQFPNAPFTPVMETLVKAEEAHAHMIYKFWEKSQDNPPSFESVYASLPGDILEGGLDFDELAEKLMQEGTECQNVVEMAMAIEFSAYDLYRNMAHLYKDSVMEKHFLSLCQSEKQHMRIAAEALNNCR
- a CDS encoding FprA family A-type flavoprotein, which translates into the protein MNDIKLAKGIYWVGAVDRDIPPSSGYAGTSYNAYLIIDDKVTLVDGVKKSHRDQFWARIRNIIDPAKIDYMIVNHVEPDHSSNFPEIISTIKPEKIFCSAPGKEAIIAHFHDASWPFEVVKSGNEISLGERTVQFIMTRMLHWPDSMFSYLKEDGILFSNDAFGQHIASDDRFDDEVDIAEPLKGAKFFYANNLNLLSPLIKKTLRALDTMDLGLRMIAPDHGYIWRSHPDKILEAYAEWSCQKHSKKALVVYDTKWKSTEIMAHAIAQGIEEKNVPVQLCSLKTWHRGAIMEEFLTASTIVMGSPTINNGVIPSMAAFLHYITGLKPKNKIGASFGSYGWGGEGVRQINSTLDDLKITRVDDGLRIKFVPDEAQLKDCVEYGHKIAEATLAFNPGCAKD